A single Rubrivivax gelatinosus IL144 DNA region contains:
- a CDS encoding asparagine synthetase B family protein: MNEDAIQPYGGFAGRFGDSRPETPTVWFAGVLGNAESLAGELGVPPDPVGLVGTGWMRWGERVLWRLHGVFALALEHGDERLLYRDRSGLRNLFFRADGDRLLFASDLAALIAQHRAPPAIRRRSLHEYLRFGDITAPHTMFDGVEAAEPGIAVRWSGGRRRPPAPEATPASSAMAYEEAADEVARLLDEAVTLGLASAQHPAAFLSGGIDSSLLCALAAARRPDVVAVTVGFDTAPFDESGAAQAIARALGLHHETLRFGVAQYRDAVRRLGQGAEQPSADPATPATLLALEHCASRFDVVLDGTGADEALGAMPPRHVRLATQYGSLIPPGWRRIAHRGLRAVDFLSGYAPIIDFEHPADTMIRWRGFTRTEIEALCGEPVSFADTAFYAAYGRYARHEHFARFSALIDTMPCDRLPQAARLSGPPVRYPFCEGRAATLLRGLPTHYRFRPGENKRILRTLLARHLPAGFWDTPKHGFDFPLLAFLQADDHVIVHEHLEASRWRRHGLLDPRQVQSLARRFLAGENGLAFRVWSLIVLDAWLSRSGDR; encoded by the coding sequence GTGAACGAGGACGCCATACAGCCCTACGGCGGGTTCGCCGGCCGTTTCGGCGACTCGCGGCCCGAGACGCCGACGGTCTGGTTCGCCGGCGTTCTTGGCAACGCCGAGTCCCTGGCCGGCGAACTGGGCGTCCCGCCCGACCCGGTCGGGCTCGTCGGGACGGGATGGATGCGCTGGGGCGAGCGCGTGCTCTGGCGCCTGCACGGCGTGTTCGCCTTGGCTCTGGAGCATGGCGACGAACGCCTCCTGTATCGGGACCGGTCGGGCCTGCGCAACCTGTTCTTCCGCGCAGACGGCGACCGCCTGCTCTTCGCCAGCGATCTGGCGGCCCTGATCGCCCAGCACCGCGCGCCGCCTGCCATCCGCCGGCGATCGCTGCACGAGTACCTCCGGTTCGGCGACATCACGGCGCCGCACACGATGTTCGACGGCGTGGAGGCCGCCGAGCCCGGCATCGCGGTCCGTTGGTCGGGGGGCCGGCGCAGGCCGCCGGCGCCGGAGGCGACGCCGGCCTCGTCGGCGATGGCATACGAGGAAGCTGCAGACGAGGTCGCGCGACTGCTCGACGAGGCGGTGACTCTCGGCCTGGCAAGCGCGCAGCACCCGGCGGCCTTCCTCAGCGGCGGCATCGACTCGTCGCTGCTGTGCGCTCTGGCGGCCGCCCGACGGCCAGATGTCGTCGCGGTCACGGTCGGGTTCGACACAGCGCCATTCGACGAGTCGGGCGCGGCACAGGCCATCGCACGGGCGCTCGGGCTGCACCACGAGACCTTGCGGTTCGGGGTCGCCCAGTACCGCGACGCGGTGCGTCGCCTGGGACAGGGCGCCGAACAGCCGAGCGCCGATCCTGCGACACCCGCGACGCTGCTGGCGCTGGAGCACTGTGCCTCTCGATTCGACGTCGTGCTCGACGGCACCGGAGCGGACGAGGCGCTTGGCGCGATGCCGCCGCGACACGTACGCCTGGCAACGCAGTACGGGTCGCTGATTCCCCCCGGATGGCGACGGATCGCGCACCGCGGCCTGCGCGCTGTCGATTTTCTGTCGGGGTACGCACCGATCATCGATTTCGAGCACCCGGCCGACACGATGATCCGCTGGCGTGGGTTCACGCGCACGGAGATCGAGGCGCTGTGCGGCGAGCCGGTGTCGTTCGCCGACACGGCGTTCTACGCAGCCTATGGCCGCTACGCCCGTCACGAGCACTTTGCGCGCTTCAGCGCCCTGATCGACACCATGCCTTGCGACCGACTGCCGCAGGCCGCGCGGCTGTCCGGGCCGCCAGTCCGCTATCCGTTCTGCGAGGGCCGTGCCGCGACGCTGCTACGCGGCCTGCCGACGCACTACCGCTTCCGGCCCGGCGAGAACAAGCGCATCCTGCGTACGTTGCTGGCTCGCCACCTGCCGGCCGGCTTTTGGGACACGCCGAAGCACGGCTTCGACTTCCCCCTGCTCGCTTTCCTGCAGGCCGACGATCATGTGATCGTTCACGAGCACCTGGAGGCTTCGCGCTGGCGCCGACACGGACTGCTGGACCCTCGGCAGGTCCAGAGTCTGGCCCGGCGCTTCCTCGCTGGCGAGAACGGCCTCGCGTTCCGCGTCTGGAGCCTCATCGTGCTGGACGCTTGGCTTTCCCGATCGGGCGACCGATGA
- a CDS encoding glycosyltransferase family 2 protein produces the protein MSEAGLPLVSVVIPAYNAEAHLEECLESVLAQRGAFRMEVVVVDDGSKDRSAEIAQAHAGVRCIVQANQGPSAARNTGIREAAGDFVAFLDADDLWPPGKLDRQLTVLARLPSCSMVAGDCRQFDRNGRRARTEFADHGLGDGEQIADAYARLLDHNFVTTGSVVARRESLVEAGGFAEDLRLVEDLDLWLRLARRSGVAWCADECLWRRRHEHNISLDGEAVGLAFLQVLNRHRSGWSTEEQGLLHASRRIESREYRLLAAMASRKGLPGVALQRLGRSVSAAPGFESVLGSLKVLLRDLPEAFRSRA, from the coding sequence ATGAGCGAAGCGGGCCTGCCCCTGGTCAGCGTCGTGATCCCGGCCTACAACGCCGAGGCTCATCTGGAGGAGTGCCTGGAGAGCGTGCTCGCCCAGCGCGGCGCGTTCCGTATGGAAGTCGTCGTCGTCGATGACGGCTCGAAGGACCGCAGCGCCGAGATCGCGCAGGCCCATGCCGGCGTGCGCTGCATCGTCCAGGCCAATCAAGGCCCCAGCGCAGCCCGCAACACCGGCATCCGGGAGGCCGCCGGAGACTTCGTCGCCTTTCTCGACGCCGATGATCTGTGGCCGCCAGGAAAACTCGATCGGCAACTGACCGTGCTCGCGCGGCTGCCGAGTTGCTCCATGGTGGCCGGGGACTGCCGCCAGTTCGACCGCAACGGGCGCCGTGCGCGGACGGAGTTCGCGGACCACGGGCTCGGCGACGGTGAGCAGATCGCCGATGCCTATGCGCGCCTGCTCGATCACAACTTCGTCACCACCGGATCGGTGGTCGCGCGTCGCGAATCGCTTGTCGAGGCCGGAGGCTTCGCCGAGGATCTTCGGCTGGTCGAGGATCTGGACCTCTGGCTGCGGCTCGCCCGTCGAAGCGGCGTGGCCTGGTGCGCCGACGAGTGTCTCTGGCGCCGGCGGCACGAGCACAACATCTCCCTCGACGGCGAAGCCGTGGGTCTGGCCTTCCTTCAGGTCCTGAACCGCCATCGCAGCGGCTGGTCCACCGAAGAGCAGGGCCTGCTGCACGCGTCGCGTCGCATCGAGTCGCGCGAGTACCGCCTGCTCGCGGCGATGGCGAGCCGCAAAGGGCTGCCCGGCGTGGCCCTGCAGCGCCTCGGACGCAGCGTATCGGCCGCACCTGGCTTCGAGTCGGTGCTCGGGTCGCTCAAGGTGCTGCTACGGGACCTGCCGGAGGCGTTCAGGTCGCGCGCGTGA
- a CDS encoding glycosyltransferase: MAAAALARRSHPPDAKSAGDIFMSGSANTCRTAVGFCTYNRSARLPALISALRAQACDEPFDLLVVDNNSADDTAEVLRRLAEAPGVRLHHVRETEQGIVPARNRLLREAQGYEFLLMMDDDEMPAPGWVQAGLRALRDEGLECVGGRVCVRFEQGRPRWLGDDLLGFLCEVDHGTEARPITDDSTPIWTANVGYRMALFATGLRFDMRYSRVGNGLGGGEDVVMFESLLERGHRMGYRPEMVVEHFVEAWRLRRMYFLRLHFTSGVRAGLHATPSSSRQAFGAPLYLYPQALRQGLRALGHLASGSSWLRQAMTFTYACGRIVGARRKTRAPAGARA, encoded by the coding sequence GTGGCTGCCGCTGCGCTGGCACGCCGCTCTCATCCGCCTGATGCGAAATCGGCAGGAGACATCTTCATGAGTGGATCGGCAAACACCTGCCGCACCGCCGTCGGCTTTTGCACTTACAACCGCTCGGCCCGGCTGCCGGCGCTGATCTCGGCCCTTCGCGCCCAGGCGTGCGACGAGCCGTTCGACCTGCTCGTCGTCGACAACAACAGCGCCGACGACACTGCCGAGGTGCTGCGCCGTCTGGCCGAGGCCCCGGGCGTACGCTTGCACCACGTGCGGGAGACGGAGCAAGGCATCGTGCCGGCGCGCAACAGGCTGCTGCGCGAGGCCCAGGGCTACGAGTTCCTGCTGATGATGGACGACGACGAGATGCCTGCTCCGGGCTGGGTGCAGGCCGGTCTGCGGGCGCTGCGCGACGAAGGGCTCGAATGCGTCGGCGGACGGGTTTGCGTGCGCTTCGAGCAAGGCCGCCCCCGCTGGCTGGGCGACGACCTTCTGGGCTTTCTGTGCGAGGTGGACCACGGCACCGAGGCGCGGCCGATCACCGACGACAGCACCCCGATCTGGACGGCGAACGTGGGCTACCGCATGGCGCTGTTCGCGACCGGCCTGCGTTTCGACATGCGCTACAGCCGTGTCGGTAACGGCCTGGGGGGAGGCGAGGACGTCGTGATGTTCGAGAGCCTGCTCGAACGCGGGCACCGCATGGGCTACCGGCCGGAGATGGTCGTCGAGCATTTCGTCGAAGCGTGGCGACTGCGCCGCATGTACTTCCTGCGGCTGCACTTCACCAGCGGGGTGCGGGCCGGCCTGCATGCCACGCCGTCCTCGTCGCGCCAGGCGTTCGGCGCGCCGCTGTACCTCTATCCGCAGGCCTTGCGACAAGGCCTCAGGGCGCTGGGCCATCTGGCGTCGGGCAGTTCCTGGCTGCGTCAGGCGATGACCTTCACCTACGCCTGCGGACGCATCGTGGGTGCGCGCCGCAAGACGCGTGCACCGGCAGGAGCGCGGGCATGA
- a CDS encoding glycosyltransferase: MDDLLPLVSIVMPCFNALAFLDGSVGSVLAQTFENWELIAVDDGSSDGTMAWLQAVGDPRVRAVCQDNGGVSSARNKGIGLARGRYIAFLDADDRWDARFLQRMTETLETRPDAVLAYCGWQNVGRPGPAGAPYVPPDIESATKRETLFAGCQWPIHAALVQREAVVAAGGFDTSLQNAEDYALWLGIGTTGSLVRVPEVLAYYIFHSGAQASRHRARAALQFFAVQQRYLARHPEFTRALGTRRCRDLTVGTLMHRGFECYWADELDDARLIFTTVMRHWYGQRSDWRLMLPSWLPLRWHAALIRLMRNRQETSS, translated from the coding sequence ATGGATGACCTGCTACCCCTGGTCTCCATCGTGATGCCGTGCTTCAACGCCCTCGCGTTCCTGGACGGCAGCGTCGGGAGCGTGCTGGCGCAGACTTTCGAGAACTGGGAGTTGATCGCAGTCGACGACGGTTCCAGCGACGGGACCATGGCCTGGCTGCAGGCCGTCGGCGACCCCCGCGTACGCGCGGTCTGCCAGGACAACGGCGGCGTGAGTTCGGCGCGCAACAAGGGCATCGGGCTCGCACGCGGCCGCTACATCGCGTTCCTCGATGCCGACGACCGCTGGGACGCACGGTTCCTGCAGCGCATGACGGAGACCCTGGAGACGCGACCCGATGCGGTGCTGGCCTACTGCGGCTGGCAGAACGTCGGACGCCCGGGGCCGGCCGGGGCGCCGTACGTGCCGCCCGACATCGAATCCGCGACCAAGCGCGAGACCTTGTTCGCCGGTTGCCAGTGGCCCATTCATGCCGCGCTCGTGCAGCGCGAGGCCGTGGTGGCAGCCGGGGGCTTCGACACCTCGCTGCAGAACGCCGAGGACTACGCGCTGTGGCTCGGCATCGGCACGACGGGGTCGCTCGTGCGGGTTCCGGAGGTGCTGGCCTACTACATCTTCCACTCTGGGGCCCAGGCGTCCCGGCATCGCGCACGGGCGGCGCTCCAGTTCTTCGCCGTGCAGCAACGCTACCTGGCACGGCACCCGGAGTTCACGCGAGCCCTGGGAACGCGACGCTGCCGCGACCTGACGGTCGGCACGCTGATGCACCGCGGATTCGAGTGCTACTGGGCCGACGAACTGGACGACGCGAGACTCATCTTCACGACCGTGATGCGCCACTGGTACGGACAAAGATCCGACTGGCGGCTGATGCTGCCATCGTGGCTGCCGCTGCGCTGGCACGCCGCTCTCATCCGCCTGATGCGAAATCGGCAGGAGACATCTTCATGA
- a CDS encoding polysaccharide deacetylase family protein, translating to MLDPITRRLVGSAAAASPLVLMYHALEDGARARWRWAVTRQAFAAQLDLLQELGCVTPTVSELVATPAPAKRSVAITFDDGYVDNLAAAEELRRRGMRATWYVVVGCLGHRPGWKADGGPTDRLMSASELRELQAAGMEIGSHTMSHQRLTSLAAGRRQDEIEASRTMLEDALGSPVHAFAYPYGDFDADSAAAVRAAGYSSACTTQPGWALRDGDAFRIRRLSVFNDDGTARFARKLAFASHDAGWSGVARYAWRRLRHG from the coding sequence ATGTTGGATCCGATCACGAGGCGACTTGTCGGCAGCGCTGCTGCCGCGAGTCCGCTCGTGCTCATGTACCACGCGCTGGAAGACGGTGCCCGTGCGCGATGGCGCTGGGCGGTCACGCGACAGGCCTTCGCGGCCCAGCTCGACCTGTTGCAGGAACTGGGCTGCGTGACACCGACGGTCTCCGAACTGGTCGCCACGCCCGCGCCTGCGAAGCGGTCTGTGGCGATCACGTTCGACGATGGCTACGTCGACAACCTGGCGGCTGCCGAGGAACTCCGCCGCCGCGGCATGCGAGCCACCTGGTACGTGGTGGTGGGCTGCCTCGGGCATCGTCCCGGCTGGAAAGCCGACGGCGGTCCGACGGACCGGCTGATGTCCGCCTCGGAGTTGCGCGAACTCCAGGCCGCCGGGATGGAGATCGGTTCGCACACGATGTCGCACCAGCGACTGACGAGCCTGGCAGCAGGGCGACGACAGGATGAGATCGAAGCCTCCCGGACCATGCTCGAAGACGCGCTCGGCAGCCCCGTGCACGCGTTCGCCTACCCGTACGGCGATTTCGACGCAGACAGTGCGGCCGCCGTGCGGGCCGCCGGGTACTCGAGCGCCTGCACCACCCAGCCCGGATGGGCGCTGCGCGACGGCGACGCCTTTCGCATCCGACGCCTGAGCGTCTTCAACGACGACGGGACCGCGCGCTTCGCGCGCAAGCTGGCTTTCGCGTCCCACGACGCCGGCTGGAGCGGGGTCGCTCGCTACGCCTGGAGACGGCTGCGCCATGGATGA
- a CDS encoding ABC transporter ATP-binding protein produces MSNTAVIEVHDLRKEFRIGGPGTLKGAVAGAWRRLRGDTEAGRKAPFAALDGVNFSVAEGEVLGIIGHNGAGKSTLLKMLAGISAPTSGRVNVRGRVAPLIEVGAGLVGELTGRENVYLNGTILGMSRREIDRKFDEIVAFAELERFIDTPLKRYSSGMQVRLGFAIATAVDSQIVIVDEVLAVGDIAFQRKCYDRMQDLIYRQGRTILFVSHNVKEIERLSKRVLLLDHGRVAALGSPQEVCDLYFEQSHRKILEQADGGGRGSSHVQASGEIELESIETLDGKGQPCDSLPYAQPCTFRITLKLNEPIDLLEVEFGVHTMESLWLATCTSHSGLKLQELAPGRHVLDCRFDSMPFLPGVYGIRLHLGVGAANHGVFYGEHLARFAVSSGDAQLASVVRQGFVELAPSWDLVS; encoded by the coding sequence ATGTCGAACACAGCTGTCATCGAGGTCCACGATCTCCGCAAGGAGTTCCGCATCGGCGGACCCGGCACCCTCAAGGGCGCCGTGGCCGGCGCATGGCGGCGCCTCCGTGGCGACACGGAGGCCGGCCGCAAGGCGCCGTTCGCGGCGCTGGACGGCGTGAACTTCTCGGTTGCCGAGGGCGAGGTGCTCGGCATCATCGGCCACAACGGCGCCGGCAAGAGCACGCTGCTGAAGATGCTCGCCGGCATCTCGGCGCCCACGTCCGGCCGGGTGAACGTGCGTGGACGCGTCGCCCCCTTGATCGAAGTGGGGGCTGGCCTCGTAGGCGAGCTGACGGGCCGCGAAAACGTCTATCTCAATGGCACGATCCTCGGGATGTCGCGGCGCGAGATCGACCGCAAGTTCGACGAGATCGTCGCCTTTGCCGAACTCGAGCGTTTCATCGACACGCCGCTGAAACGCTACAGCTCGGGCATGCAGGTCCGCCTGGGCTTCGCGATCGCCACGGCGGTGGACTCCCAGATCGTCATCGTCGACGAGGTCCTGGCCGTCGGCGACATCGCCTTCCAGCGCAAGTGCTACGACCGGATGCAGGACCTGATCTACCGTCAAGGACGAACGATCCTCTTCGTGTCACACAACGTGAAGGAGATCGAGCGCCTGAGCAAACGGGTCCTGTTGCTGGACCACGGCCGTGTCGCCGCATTGGGCTCGCCGCAGGAGGTCTGCGATCTGTACTTCGAGCAGAGCCATCGCAAGATCCTGGAACAAGCCGATGGCGGCGGGCGCGGCAGCAGCCATGTCCAGGCCAGCGGCGAGATCGAGCTCGAATCCATCGAGACGCTGGATGGCAAGGGGCAGCCCTGCGACTCGCTGCCCTACGCGCAGCCTTGCACGTTTCGCATCACGCTCAAACTCAACGAGCCCATCGATCTGCTCGAAGTCGAGTTCGGCGTGCATACGATGGAATCGCTCTGGCTGGCGACCTGCACCTCCCACAGCGGCCTGAAGCTGCAAGAGCTGGCGCCCGGGCGCCACGTGCTCGACTGTCGGTTCGACTCGATGCCGTTCCTGCCTGGCGTCTACGGCATCCGCCTGCATTTAGGCGTCGGTGCGGCGAATCACGGAGTGTTCTACGGCGAGCACCTCGCGCGTTTTGCGGTTTCCTCCGGAGACGCTCAGCTTGCCTCCGTTGTACGCCAGGGCTTCGTCGAACTGGCGCCGTCCTGGGACCTGGTGTCCTGA
- a CDS encoding ABC transporter permease gives MTELFQYRELIVALAVKNITLRYKQAYFGIAWVVLQPLMMMAIFMLVRAFIGFDSGGVPYPVMAFAALLIWRLFQDTATDGVNCIVGNAHLIRKIYFPREVFPLTAAVTKVIEFGINLLVLSLMMAWYGIAPTAQAAWVPLLALYAVIAAWTIAFAGSAINVAYRDVGAAVPVLLSLLMYASPIIYPMRLVHERLVDQQAAGAWSHALYLLYTANPVAGLVDGLQRTVLMGLPPDPGVMAPGVVLTLVALWPSYRVFKRAEARFADLI, from the coding sequence TTGACCGAGCTCTTCCAGTATCGCGAACTCATCGTCGCGCTGGCCGTCAAGAACATCACGCTGCGTTACAAGCAGGCCTACTTCGGCATCGCCTGGGTCGTGCTGCAGCCGCTGATGATGATGGCGATCTTCATGCTCGTGCGCGCGTTCATCGGCTTCGACAGCGGCGGCGTGCCCTACCCGGTGATGGCCTTCGCGGCCTTGCTGATCTGGCGCCTGTTTCAGGATACGGCCACCGACGGCGTCAATTGCATCGTCGGCAACGCCCACCTGATCCGCAAGATCTACTTCCCCCGCGAGGTGTTCCCGCTGACCGCGGCGGTGACCAAGGTCATCGAGTTCGGCATCAATCTCCTCGTGCTGTCGCTGATGATGGCCTGGTACGGCATCGCGCCGACGGCGCAGGCGGCCTGGGTGCCGCTGCTGGCCCTCTACGCCGTCATTGCCGCCTGGACCATCGCGTTCGCCGGCTCGGCGATCAACGTCGCATACCGCGACGTCGGAGCTGCCGTGCCGGTGCTGCTGTCGCTGTTGATGTACGCCTCGCCCATCATCTATCCGATGCGCCTGGTGCACGAGAGGCTGGTCGACCAGCAGGCGGCCGGTGCCTGGTCCCATGCGCTCTACCTTCTGTACACCGCCAATCCGGTTGCAGGGCTCGTGGACGGCCTGCAGCGCACGGTACTGATGGGACTGCCCCCCGATCCAGGCGTCATGGCGCCGGGCGTCGTGCTCACCCTGGTCGCGCTCTGGCCGAGCTATCGGGTCTTCAAGCGGGCCGAGGCCCGCTTCGCCGACCTGATCTGA
- a CDS encoding glycosyltransferase: MRLLHLFHHGDLLNGVDRTTLTLLSVLQRGGHEVFAVVPNAGEVTAALERAGIEHRIAALGCCASTAPSAQYAFLRRGSARTQQLVDWIREWRADAVHLNTGHLLDGAIAAARAGVPAIWHIHAPIEVDHERYARLFGVAAYGWLLGELGARVVAVSDDVRASLQAWVRADRLATLFNGVDVDALETAAASLASSDLRAECGWPADARLVLGVGRISAQKDFAAFARVAHRVLESAPDTVFAIAGPAEDAALAAELTAMAGASALQGRLKVLGPRSDVPALLAQADAFMSTAVFEGHPIAVLEAMAMRRPVVAMACVGLRECLQHDVDSLMVPPGDEAGAAEAVCRVLSDRVRAGQLGSRGRENVIARFSAQSFAAGFASLAAEAVAGFVPGSNAAAAELVDGLLRAVGDVGQELDEARRPSRLWTLRNRLFGARG; this comes from the coding sequence TTGCGACTCCTCCACCTCTTCCATCACGGCGATCTGCTCAACGGCGTCGACCGCACGACTTTGACGCTTCTGTCGGTGTTGCAGCGTGGTGGCCACGAGGTGTTCGCCGTCGTGCCGAACGCAGGCGAGGTGACTGCCGCCTTGGAGCGGGCGGGCATCGAGCACCGCATCGCTGCGCTGGGTTGCTGCGCGAGCACCGCGCCGTCCGCCCAGTACGCCTTTCTTCGCCGAGGTTCTGCCCGGACGCAGCAGTTGGTCGACTGGATACGTGAATGGCGTGCCGACGCGGTCCATCTCAACACCGGCCACCTGCTCGACGGTGCCATCGCCGCGGCCAGGGCCGGCGTGCCGGCCATCTGGCACATCCACGCCCCGATCGAGGTCGACCATGAGCGCTATGCGCGTCTTTTCGGCGTCGCGGCGTATGGCTGGCTGCTTGGTGAGCTGGGTGCACGCGTCGTCGCCGTGTCCGACGACGTGCGCGCGAGCCTGCAGGCCTGGGTGAGAGCCGATCGGCTGGCGACCTTGTTCAATGGCGTGGACGTCGATGCCCTGGAGACCGCTGCCGCGTCGCTCGCGTCCAGCGACCTCCGTGCCGAGTGCGGCTGGCCGGCCGACGCCCGGCTCGTGCTCGGCGTAGGGCGCATCTCGGCCCAGAAGGACTTCGCCGCGTTCGCCCGGGTGGCGCATCGGGTTCTCGAGTCGGCTCCGGACACGGTCTTCGCCATCGCCGGCCCTGCAGAAGATGCCGCGCTGGCGGCGGAGTTGACGGCCATGGCCGGGGCCTCCGCGCTGCAAGGCCGGCTCAAAGTGCTCGGCCCACGATCGGACGTGCCGGCGCTGCTCGCGCAAGCCGACGCGTTCATGTCCACGGCCGTGTTCGAAGGCCATCCGATCGCCGTGCTGGAAGCGATGGCCATGCGCCGTCCCGTGGTCGCGATGGCCTGCGTCGGGCTGCGGGAGTGCCTGCAGCACGACGTGGACAGTCTGATGGTGCCGCCCGGTGACGAAGCCGGGGCAGCCGAAGCCGTCTGTCGCGTGTTGTCCGATCGGGTGCGGGCAGGACAGCTCGGATCGCGCGGGCGCGAGAACGTGATCGCGCGGTTCTCCGCCCAGTCTTTCGCTGCTGGATTCGCGTCCTTGGCGGCCGAGGCCGTCGCCGGTTTCGTCCCCGGCAGCAATGCCGCGGCGGCCGAACTCGTCGACGGCTTGCTGCGGGCCGTCGGCGATGTCGGGCAGGAGCTGGACGAGGCGCGCAGACCGAGCCGGTTGTGGACGCTTCGCAACCGCCTGTTCGGGGCCCGGGGCTGA
- a CDS encoding glycosyltransferase family 2 protein — MSSPAVSVVMPCFNAARHLANSVRSVQVQTFTAWELLIVDDGSTDESRAIAAELASGDPRIRLLHQENKGPGAARNAGLAAAQAPLLAFLDSDDTWCPEFLATMVAALDGTAPDAIAYCGWQNKGLGAGRDAPYIPPDYEAGDKSAALLRSCPWPIHGALVRRQAVLAVDGFDATLKSCMDYDLWLRMALDATLVRVPRVLAYYHHHGTGQITGDKVRLATNHLLVQRRFLAAHPEVSRRLGHRRVRELTLGILLQRAYEAYWRRDLPAARTLFRAVMREGYGGPRDWRYMLAAWLPVQWHAGLIKIRDSYPSPPA, encoded by the coding sequence ATGAGCTCGCCCGCCGTCTCGGTCGTGATGCCGTGCTTCAATGCCGCGCGCCACCTCGCGAACAGCGTGCGCAGCGTGCAGGTGCAGACCTTCACCGCGTGGGAGCTGCTGATCGTCGACGACGGATCGACGGACGAATCGCGAGCGATCGCCGCGGAACTGGCCTCCGGAGATCCGCGCATCCGGCTGCTGCATCAGGAAAACAAAGGGCCGGGCGCAGCGCGGAACGCAGGCCTGGCGGCGGCGCAGGCGCCGCTGCTCGCGTTCCTCGACAGCGACGACACCTGGTGCCCGGAGTTCCTCGCGACGATGGTCGCGGCACTCGACGGAACGGCACCGGACGCGATCGCCTACTGCGGCTGGCAGAACAAGGGCCTGGGCGCCGGCCGTGACGCCCCGTACATCCCGCCGGACTACGAAGCCGGAGACAAGTCCGCCGCGCTGTTGCGCAGTTGCCCCTGGCCCATCCACGGCGCGCTGGTGCGGCGGCAGGCGGTGCTGGCGGTCGACGGATTCGACGCCACGCTGAAGTCCTGCATGGACTACGACCTATGGCTACGGATGGCGCTCGATGCCACGCTGGTTCGCGTGCCGCGGGTGCTGGCCTACTACCATCACCACGGCACGGGGCAGATCACCGGCGACAAGGTGCGTCTGGCCACGAACCACCTGCTCGTACAGCGGCGGTTCCTTGCGGCCCACCCCGAGGTGTCCAGGCGCCTGGGCCACAGGCGGGTACGCGAACTGACCCTCGGCATCCTGCTGCAGCGCGCCTACGAAGCCTATTGGCGCCGGGATCTGCCTGCCGCACGCACCTTGTTCCGCGCCGTGATGCGCGAGGGTTACGGAGGGCCTCGAGACTGGCGTTACATGCTGGCGGCCTGGCTGCCTGTCCAATGGCACGCCGGCCTGATCAAGATCCGCGACAGCTACCCGTCGCCACCCGCCTGA
- a CDS encoding class I SAM-dependent methyltransferase, translated as MTQPATLQQCIARFRMIDSPAKLLKTALAAAATGAVICGLGAVAGWCPRSAIWPVATVCGVLAAVIRGVGMSLASMVDNRSHTLRDRVEGLRRDIGDIHGLVRLQPYTAELPLPMGGGWALTGDAAALLVREVLLQRPRAVLELGSGVSTLLIGQALQRQGGEGRLLSIDHDPVWAERTRRQVALLGLERQVTVVCAPLAPIDLQGTRRLWYDIPASALDTLGAIDLLLVDGPPQPPEDREPARWPAVPALESRLSASVVVVVDDARRPEEREMVRRWRSAAPDWQVEDMQTVDGLCILRRRPSGEAAAT; from the coding sequence ATGACGCAGCCGGCGACGCTCCAGCAATGCATCGCTCGTTTCCGGATGATCGACTCCCCAGCAAAACTCTTGAAGACCGCCTTGGCGGCCGCGGCCACCGGCGCCGTGATCTGTGGCCTGGGTGCCGTTGCGGGCTGGTGCCCGAGGTCGGCGATTTGGCCGGTGGCGACCGTGTGTGGCGTTCTTGCAGCGGTCATCCGCGGTGTGGGCATGTCGCTCGCCTCGATGGTGGACAACCGCAGCCACACGCTTCGCGACCGCGTCGAGGGCCTGAGGCGGGACATCGGCGACATCCATGGACTGGTGCGGCTGCAGCCCTACACCGCCGAGCTCCCGCTTCCGATGGGCGGGGGATGGGCGCTGACCGGCGACGCCGCAGCGCTCCTGGTCCGGGAGGTGCTGCTGCAGCGGCCGCGCGCCGTCCTTGAACTGGGATCGGGCGTCTCGACCCTGCTGATCGGCCAGGCGTTGCAACGACAAGGCGGCGAGGGCCGCCTGCTGTCGATCGACCACGATCCGGTGTGGGCCGAACGGACACGCCGCCAGGTGGCGCTGCTCGGGCTGGAACGGCAGGTCACGGTCGTCTGCGCACCGCTCGCGCCGATCGACCTGCAAGGCACGCGGCGCCTCTGGTACGACATTCCCGCATCGGCTCTGGACACCTTGGGCGCTATCGACCTGCTTCTGGTGGATGGCCCTCCGCAACCGCCGGAAGACAGGGAACCGGCGCGCTGGCCGGCGGTGCCGGCTCTGGAAAGCCGGTTGTCCGCGAGCGTCGTCGTCGTCGTCGACGACGCGCGACGGCCCGAGGAACGGGAGATGGTGAGGCGCTGGCGAAGCGCAGCCCCCGACTGGCAGGTCGAAGACATGCAGACCGTCGACGGGCTGTGCATCCTTCGTCGACGGCCTTCTGGCGAGGCCGCTGCGACATGA